One window of Aerococcus tenax genomic DNA carries:
- the fabF gene encoding beta-ketoacyl-ACP synthase II: protein MNTRRVVVTGLGAVTPIGNNVSDFWENLKAGKHGFAPITQFDASDTGVTLAAEVKNFDPKDYLDRKSVKRMDPYAHYGVVASMEAVKDAGLDTHNMDTNRFGVYFGTGIGGVQEIERGVKKSVERGPKRVNPLFVPMAISNMGAANISMQLGLHGPALTMVTACASANNAIGEAFRYIKHGYADYMLAGGGESAICEIAIAGFANLTALSLSTDPDRASIPFDKERNGFVMGEGAGMLVLESLESAQKRGAKIYGEIVGYGQSSDAYHLTAPTPEGLGAKAAIEQALAEAALTVNDVDYINAHGTSTPANDRAETMAIKLAFGEELAHKIPVSSTKSALGHLLGAAGAVEAIACLKGMEDSYIPATLNYQVSDPDCDLDYVANEGRSQAINVAISNTLGFGGHNTVLCMKKVSD, encoded by the coding sequence ATGAATACTAGAAGGGTAGTTGTTACGGGCTTAGGAGCGGTAACACCAATTGGAAATAATGTCAGTGATTTTTGGGAAAATTTAAAGGCAGGCAAACATGGCTTTGCTCCAATCACACAATTTGATGCCAGCGATACAGGAGTGACTTTGGCGGCTGAGGTTAAAAACTTCGATCCCAAAGACTACCTTGATCGTAAATCGGTTAAAAGAATGGATCCCTATGCTCATTATGGGGTGGTCGCTTCTATGGAAGCAGTAAAGGATGCTGGTTTAGATACTCATAACATGGACACAAACCGCTTTGGGGTATATTTTGGTACCGGTATTGGTGGGGTTCAAGAAATTGAAAGAGGGGTAAAAAAATCAGTTGAACGTGGTCCTAAACGGGTTAACCCTCTCTTTGTCCCAATGGCTATTTCCAATATGGGTGCCGCAAACATTTCCATGCAACTCGGTCTACACGGGCCAGCCTTGACCATGGTTACTGCTTGTGCATCAGCTAACAATGCTATTGGAGAGGCCTTCCGCTATATAAAACATGGTTATGCTGACTATATGCTTGCTGGTGGGGGTGAATCCGCTATTTGTGAGATCGCCATCGCTGGATTTGCTAATTTAACAGCCCTATCCCTCTCCACAGATCCTGATCGTGCCTCCATTCCTTTTGACAAGGAACGCAATGGTTTTGTTATGGGCGAAGGCGCTGGCATGTTAGTGTTAGAAAGTTTAGAAAGTGCTCAAAAACGGGGGGCAAAAATTTATGGTGAGATTGTCGGCTATGGTCAAAGTTCTGATGCCTATCATCTCACTGCGCCTACCCCAGAAGGACTAGGAGCTAAAGCTGCTATTGAACAAGCCTTAGCTGAAGCAGCTTTAACTGTGAACGATGTGGACTATATTAATGCCCATGGGACTTCAACCCCAGCTAATGATCGAGCTGAGACTATGGCAATTAAGTTAGCCTTTGGGGAAGAATTGGCCCATAAGATTCCGGTATCCTCAACGAAATCAGCGCTAGGGCACTTATTAGGTGCAGCTGGAGCAGTTGAAGCCATTGCCTGCTTGAAGGGCATGGAAGATTCCTATATTCCTGCAACCTTAAATTATCAAGTCAGTGATCCTGATTGTGATCTGGATTATGTAGCTAATGAAGGACGTTCACAAGCAATCAATGTAGCGATTAGCAACACGCTCGGCTTTGGTGGCCACAACACAGTTTTATGTATGAAAAAGGTGAGTGACTAA
- the fabG gene encoding 3-oxoacyl-[acyl-carrier-protein] reductase, whose product MTEKPTALITGGNRGIGAAIAREFANKGYNLALVSRSGSSQDHLDDLSERGAKVLDLKAEVQDFDQAQAIINRCKEEYAHIDVLVNNAGITRDTLLMRMKEADFDAVIDVNLKGCFNLLRHVSKVMLKQKSGNIINIASLSGQIGNAGQINYAAAKAGVIAMTKTAARELASRGIRVNAVAPGFIASDMTDKLSDKVKEQMIAQIPLGDFGRVEDIADAVYFLVKNSYITGTTLNVNGGLYME is encoded by the coding sequence ATGACAGAAAAACCTACAGCACTCATTACTGGCGGAAACCGTGGTATCGGAGCAGCTATCGCTAGAGAATTTGCCAATAAGGGTTACAATTTGGCCTTGGTAAGCCGGTCAGGATCCAGCCAAGATCATCTTGATGACTTAAGTGAAAGAGGAGCTAAAGTACTTGATTTGAAAGCAGAGGTCCAAGACTTCGACCAAGCTCAAGCAATTATAAACCGCTGCAAAGAAGAGTATGCTCACATTGATGTATTAGTTAATAATGCTGGAATCACCCGTGATACTCTTCTTATGCGAATGAAGGAAGCCGATTTCGATGCAGTAATTGACGTTAATTTAAAAGGTTGTTTTAACCTCTTGCGTCATGTTTCAAAAGTGATGTTAAAACAAAAAAGCGGCAATATTATTAACATAGCTTCCTTATCTGGACAAATAGGTAATGCTGGTCAAATTAACTATGCCGCTGCTAAGGCAGGCGTGATAGCTATGACTAAGACGGCTGCACGCGAATTAGCTAGTCGTGGCATTCGGGTCAATGCTGTTGCCCCTGGTTTTATCGCCAGTGATATGACAGATAAATTATCAGATAAGGTAAAAGAGCAGATGATTGCGCAAATTCCTTTAGGGGATTTTGGGCGAGTAGAAGATATTGCTGATGCCGTTTACTTCTTAGTCAAAAACTCATACATCACTGGAACCACTTTAAATGTTAATGGTGGTTTATATATGGAATAA
- the fabD gene encoding ACP S-malonyltransferase, whose product MKKIAYLFSGQGAQYPGMGKDLFEHHAEVMEPYFETAEKVLGYDLKAMCFEENDLLNQTEYTQAAIYTVSLAILAVWRKLFPEPPAYLAGLSLGEYTALAYSGVFSFVDGLKLLRKRGLYMSQAVAPGQGKMLAVMKTDRKLIERVCENIMDHHSGYVYPTNYNSPKQIVIGGNSDLVDLARDELKEAGAKRLIPLKVSGPFHTQLMHPASLRLAQVLKDVEFSPQEIPVVANTSGQVHEDGEIKQDLLQQIQSPVKWADSIEYLIQAGVDTFIEIGPGKTLTSFTRQIDKSVTALNIEDEATLNKALTILQGD is encoded by the coding sequence ATGAAAAAAATTGCTTATCTTTTTTCTGGCCAAGGGGCACAATACCCTGGTATGGGCAAAGATTTATTCGAACATCATGCTGAAGTCATGGAGCCATATTTTGAAACGGCTGAGAAAGTTCTTGGCTATGATTTAAAGGCCATGTGCTTTGAAGAAAATGACCTGCTTAATCAAACAGAATATACCCAAGCTGCCATCTATACAGTCTCATTAGCTATTCTAGCCGTCTGGAGAAAATTATTTCCTGAACCCCCTGCCTATTTAGCTGGATTAAGTTTAGGCGAATACACTGCCTTAGCTTATAGCGGTGTCTTTTCCTTTGTTGACGGGTTAAAACTACTGAGAAAACGTGGCTTATATATGAGCCAAGCAGTTGCTCCCGGTCAAGGGAAAATGCTAGCTGTCATGAAAACTGACCGCAAGTTGATTGAGAGGGTCTGTGAAAATATTATGGACCATCATTCTGGCTATGTCTATCCGACGAATTACAACTCTCCCAAGCAAATTGTCATCGGGGGAAATAGTGATTTAGTCGACCTGGCTAGGGATGAATTGAAGGAAGCGGGGGCTAAGCGTTTAATTCCTCTAAAGGTTTCCGGGCCCTTTCACACCCAGCTGATGCATCCTGCCTCTCTACGATTAGCCCAAGTACTTAAAGATGTGGAGTTTTCCCCTCAAGAAATTCCTGTTGTCGCTAACACAAGTGGACAAGTTCATGAAGATGGAGAGATTAAACAAGATTTACTTCAACAAATTCAATCACCGGTCAAATGGGCGGATTCGATTGAGTATCTCATTCAAGCAGGGGTGGATACCTTTATAGAGATTGGACCTGGAAAAACACTCACCAGCTTTACCCGGCAAATCGATAAGTCGGTGACAGCCTTAAATATTGAAGATGAAGCCACTTTAAATAAAGCATTGACTATTTTACAAGGAGATTAA
- the fabK gene encoding enoyl-[acyl-carrier-protein] reductase FabK produces the protein MNTLWKQMGVKYPIIQGAMAWVADPDLASAVSNAGGLGVVGTGNDPVEVVREKVETMKAKTDKPFAINVMLLNPHVEEVVDYLCQSGISTVTTGAGSPGRFMKQFREANIKVIPVVASVALARRMEKEGVDAVVVEGTESGGHVGKTTTMALLPQVVDAVNIPVIAAGGIGDGRGMAAALMLGACGIQVGTRFVCAKESNAHPNFKEKIIKAKDIDTVTTGEATGHPVRVLRNRLTKEYLRVERIEAGKENPDWERLEALGRGALRRAVVEGDTQNSSLMAGQIAGLINKEESCQEILQSYMDVCQATIREKASEWL, from the coding sequence TTGAACACTCTATGGAAGCAAATGGGAGTTAAATATCCTATTATTCAAGGAGCCATGGCTTGGGTAGCAGATCCAGATCTGGCATCTGCCGTTTCAAATGCTGGTGGTTTAGGAGTTGTAGGGACGGGGAATGATCCTGTTGAAGTGGTGCGAGAAAAAGTTGAAACCATGAAAGCAAAAACAGATAAGCCTTTTGCAATTAATGTGATGTTACTCAATCCACATGTTGAAGAAGTTGTTGACTACCTATGTCAATCGGGTATTTCAACAGTCACTACTGGAGCAGGATCACCTGGTCGCTTTATGAAGCAATTTCGTGAAGCAAATATCAAGGTTATCCCAGTTGTTGCTTCCGTAGCACTTGCTCGACGCATGGAAAAAGAAGGCGTTGATGCAGTGGTTGTCGAAGGGACGGAATCTGGTGGTCATGTAGGAAAAACAACGACCATGGCTTTACTTCCCCAAGTAGTCGACGCGGTTAATATTCCTGTTATCGCTGCAGGAGGAATTGGTGATGGTCGGGGAATGGCAGCAGCATTGATGCTTGGAGCCTGTGGGATTCAAGTAGGTACACGCTTTGTTTGTGCCAAGGAATCCAATGCCCACCCTAATTTTAAGGAAAAGATTATTAAAGCTAAGGATATTGATACCGTCACAACAGGAGAAGCTACAGGCCATCCAGTTAGGGTTTTGCGCAATCGCTTGACCAAAGAGTACTTGCGAGTTGAGCGAATTGAAGCGGGTAAGGAAAATCCTGATTGGGAGCGCTTAGAAGCTTTGGGAAGAGGAGCTTTACGGCGAGCTGTTGTAGAAGGGGATACCCAAAATAGTTCCCTGATGGCTGGTCAGATTGCTGGCTTAATTAATAAAGAAGAGAGCTGCCAGGAAATACTCCAATCCTATATGGATGTATGCCAGGCAACGATCCGAGAAAAAGCTAGCGAATGGCTATAA
- a CDS encoding acyl carrier protein — protein MSTFEKIQELICDQLDLDKEEVTPETKFQSDLDADSLDLFQIINDIEDEFDVTIDEDELNMETVQDLVDFVDNNK, from the coding sequence ATGAGTACATTTGAAAAAATTCAAGAATTAATTTGTGACCAGCTTGATTTAGATAAGGAAGAAGTTACTCCTGAAACTAAATTTCAATCGGATTTAGATGCTGATAGCTTGGATTTATTCCAAATTATCAATGATATTGAGGACGAATTTGATGTCACTATCGATGAAGATGAATTGAATATGGAAACTGTCCAAGACTTAGTTGACTTTGTTGACAACAATAAATAA
- a CDS encoding beta-ketoacyl-ACP synthase III produces the protein MKIVETASALPRKVMSNEDLEQFVDTSDEWISKRTGIKQRYVALEESCISLAQAAAQNLVNKANISPNEIGLIIVASMSQEHSSPSVASQVQAKLGATKAVCFDISAACSGFVQAFSLADKLEAYYRNGYAIVIGAEKMTNLMNWKDRSTCVLFGDAAGAILVQANGHSAIIQESLACDGNQGAAIVAGGTSLARSVSSDSYYQDPSLKMKGRQVYDFATRQVPKQIEAVLKSANLTINDIDYFVLHQANARILKVCQRKLKIPEERLVQNIQNYGNTSAASVALVLNELRKSGALKLDGSQKILLSAFGGGLTWGTCIVNC, from the coding sequence ATGAAAATAGTTGAAACGGCATCCGCCTTACCGCGGAAAGTTATGTCGAATGAGGACTTGGAGCAGTTCGTAGATACTAGTGACGAGTGGATAAGCAAAAGAACGGGGATTAAGCAACGTTATGTTGCCCTTGAGGAATCTTGCATTTCTTTGGCCCAAGCAGCTGCCCAAAATTTAGTCAATAAAGCTAATATTTCTCCTAATGAAATTGGCTTAATCATTGTTGCTAGTATGTCACAAGAGCATTCTTCACCAAGTGTAGCTAGTCAAGTTCAAGCTAAATTAGGAGCTACTAAGGCAGTTTGTTTTGACATTTCAGCTGCCTGTAGCGGATTTGTCCAAGCTTTCTCCCTAGCTGATAAATTAGAGGCTTATTACCGAAACGGTTATGCCATAGTTATCGGCGCTGAGAAAATGACCAATCTCATGAATTGGAAAGACCGCTCAACTTGTGTTTTGTTTGGTGATGCTGCTGGAGCTATTCTGGTTCAAGCAAATGGCCATTCAGCTATTATCCAAGAATCACTCGCTTGTGATGGCAATCAAGGAGCGGCGATAGTTGCTGGAGGTACTAGCCTAGCTCGATCAGTCAGTTCTGATTCTTATTACCAAGACCCTAGTTTAAAGATGAAGGGCAGGCAAGTTTATGACTTTGCTACCCGGCAAGTACCAAAGCAAATAGAAGCGGTTTTAAAATCTGCCAATCTGACTATTAATGATATAGACTATTTTGTCTTACATCAGGCAAATGCAAGAATATTAAAAGTTTGCCAGCGTAAGCTTAAAATACCAGAGGAGCGCCTGGTCCAAAACATTCAAAATTATGGGAATACTTCCGCTGCATCGGTAGCCCTTGTTTTGAATGAGCTGCGGAAATCAGGAGCGCTTAAATTGGATGGCAGTCAGAAGATATTATTATCAGCTTTTGGCGGAGGCCTGACTTGGGGGACTTGTATTGTCAATTGTTGA
- a CDS encoding DUF2187 domain-containing protein, with product MGRKPKITAEMQSLVETELRRGTSNSRIANLLDMPYEQANEIIDTIKESIRPNIGDVVKFQFRTYTIIGEIEKLLTNSAILKIDWSQSSRPARDILEERTVVNFKDIEEYVSIASSDDDK from the coding sequence ATGGGTCGTAAACCAAAAATAACGGCGGAAATGCAGTCACTAGTGGAAACTGAACTTCGGCGAGGAACCAGTAATTCACGGATAGCTAATTTATTAGATATGCCTTATGAACAGGCAAATGAAATCATTGATACTATTAAGGAATCTATTCGGCCTAATATAGGTGATGTTGTCAAGTTTCAATTCAGAACCTATACAATTATTGGAGAAATCGAAAAGCTTCTTACTAACTCTGCCATTTTAAAAATTGATTGGAGTCAGTCAAGTCGTCCAGCTAGAGATATCCTTGAAGAGAGAACTGTAGTCAATTTTAAAGATATTGAAGAATATGTGTCGATAGCTTCTAGTGACGATGACAAATAA